One part of the Rutidosis leptorrhynchoides isolate AG116_Rl617_1_P2 chromosome 1, CSIRO_AGI_Rlap_v1, whole genome shotgun sequence genome encodes these proteins:
- the LOC139868287 gene encoding uncharacterized protein — MKTPDDSSSKRPVDDMVTAKETKKRRDRMSFGVLPVKLPVELYDFTVAAVKLRRRLKEENLENPELIECVLSAEEGIRVYSNVFKNWDLPRKWEYDPDIAATLVDNGSLVRLEYKDTKAYARWITPRRVPKTSGVPLSEEEKVIWQRFIESDKDTPALRSINLDDQRMKQSKSIELDDPMVDLIGNFAVNTYNEAYRMVVNEKVEKRIKCIEYLKLSYIKMKRYYFYLMMTALEKGKKGLYEIKVVFEDPYGDCCSRRLSRFHLIGPAPLPPEIAMAEIWLSSSSSIPLPRLEEGSSSDEDEDDTGCVGGSDTGMFQREKGASCTGYDFVTPHGLEGFDGP, encoded by the exons ATGAAAACCCCCGACGACAG ctCATCCAAAAGGCCTGTCGACGATATG GTAACGGCAAAAGAGACTAAAAAAAGACGAGACAGGATGAGTTTTG GCGTTCTACCAGTGAAACTGCCAGTGGAGTTGTATGACTTCACTGTGGCAGCGGTTAAACTTAGGAGACGTTTGAAGGAGGAAAACCTAGAAAATCCGGAGTTGATAGAGTGCGTTCTGAGTGCTGAAGAGGGTATTAGGGTTTATAGTAACGTTTTTAAGAATTGGGATCTACCACGTAAATGGGAATA TGACCCGGACATCGCAGCCACCCTTGTAGACAACGGATCCCTTGTCCGGCTGGAATATAAGGATACTAAAGCTTATGCCAGGTGGATTA CTCCAAGGCGTGTTCCAAAAACATCTGGTGTTCCCTTGAGTGAGGAAGAGAAGGTGATCTGGCAGCGTTTCATAGAGTCCGATAAAGATACG CCTGCACTTCGGTCGATAAATTTGGATGATCAGCGTATGAAACAAAGTAAGTCGATTGAACTTGATGATCCAATGGTTGATCTTATCGGTAACTTTGCTGTTAATACCTACAACGAGGCATATCGGATG GTTGTTAATGAGAAGGTGGAGAAGCgcataaagtgtattgaatatctCAAGTTGTCATATATAAAAATGAAGAGGTATTACTTCTACTTGATGATGACGGCTCTTGAAAAAGGGAAAAAGGGTTTGTATGAAATCAAAGTCGTTTTTGAGGATCCTTACGGTGACTGTTGCAGTAGACGATTGAGCAGGTTTCATCTTATTGGACCAGCACCATTACCACCAG AAATCGCTATGGCGGAGATTTggttgtcatcatcatcatcaatccctCTCCCCCGTCTAGAGGAAGGGAGTTCATCTGATGAGGATGAGGATGACACGGGGTGTGTAGGAGGTTCAGATACCGGGATGTTTCAGAGGGAAAAAGGAGCGAGCTGTACGGGTTACGACTTCGTTACCCCGCATG GATTAGAAGGATTCGATGGTCCTTAG